From the genome of Candidatus Poribacteria bacterium, one region includes:
- a CDS encoding endonuclease III, which produces MELQQKAEIISDALEVLFGVPTRDGAENVLESLILTILSQNTTDVSRDKGYVRLKERFPTWEDVLHADVKAIEAAIRIVGLGEQKSNTIKNFLTWLQAEHGELSLEFMHNMETEEALEFLCQHKGIGIKTASVTLSFACGREVFPVDTHILRISKRLGLIPPNCSAEKAHQLLPPIVPEGKAYPFHINLIYFGRQICDARKPLCERCPLTQHCLYFKDNLQT; this is translated from the coding sequence TTGGAACTACAGCAGAAAGCGGAAATTATATCAGACGCACTCGAGGTGTTATTCGGTGTGCCGACTCGCGACGGGGCAGAAAACGTGCTGGAAAGTCTCATCCTAACAATCCTGTCGCAAAATACGACAGATGTCAGCCGCGACAAAGGCTATGTTCGGCTCAAAGAACGATTCCCGACATGGGAGGATGTGCTGCACGCCGATGTTAAGGCGATAGAGGCAGCGATAAGGATCGTCGGACTGGGAGAACAGAAAAGCAACACTATCAAAAATTTCCTCACATGGCTCCAAGCCGAACACGGCGAACTCTCATTGGAATTCATGCACAATATGGAAACGGAGGAAGCATTAGAATTCCTGTGTCAACACAAAGGCATCGGTATCAAAACGGCTTCCGTTACACTCTCCTTCGCGTGCGGTCGGGAGGTCTTCCCAGTTGATACGCACATCCTGCGCATCTCCAAACGTCTCGGACTGATTCCACCGAATTGCAGCGCGGAAAAGGCACATCAACTGTTACCACCGATTGTGCCGGAGGGAAAGGCGTATCCATTCCATATAAACCTGATTTATTTCGGTAGACAAATTTGTGATGCCCGAAAGCCGTTATGCGAACGGTGTCCATTGACGCAGCACTGCCTTTACTTTAAAGATAACTTGCAGACTTAG